The following proteins are encoded in a genomic region of Dehalococcoidia bacterium:
- a CDS encoding flippase activity-associated protein Agl23, with protein MERAKNVFLSVASRLRARMNREITLYGFLIVIAMVIRFWDVGARAIHYDEGIHLGCSQNILNPLSWCLEPWTHGPFQFYGTSFNFFLFGDSDFAARLLPAIFGTAIVALPYFLRRQIGRRGSLAVATLLAFSPLFLYYSRYARNDIYIAFFMLLLVVCLWRYIEERKARYLYIGAAALSFSFCTKEVSYITLCMLALFLIIVAAKELVARVRHRFYLKGLSAPAEYLILIGTLSLPLFGAFIQLIPGVDLGSGLSNVWAKVLVVFLFAISAAIGLRWNPRRWLISAIIFYGIFIVLYTAFFTNISGFATGVWGNVDYWIEQQGVARGGQPWFYYIMFLPIYEFLPLLFASIGAIYYTIKGNTFSRFLVYWAVMSLVLYSFAGEKMPWLSIHIALPVILLGGMFIGRLLQGFKWRWITPRMVQASTVLALLILFSFTVHVTLEENYRKDDDPPQMLLYAAVSYDVPRVVARINELAADMGDDFTVTVDWDVYYTSWDWYLRDYIRDGKVDHSISQPSGSVLIVSTGNRPTGDEGYLENYGEGEEIRGLIWFPEEYKSGFSIGWWWGYFWDRETENGYGGPNVIVYFPKSSP; from the coding sequence GTGGAACGGGCGAAAAATGTCTTTTTGTCGGTAGCTAGCCGTTTGCGTGCCCGTATGAACAGGGAGATCACCCTATACGGCTTCTTAATCGTTATCGCCATGGTGATACGGTTCTGGGATGTGGGCGCTCGTGCTATCCACTATGACGAGGGCATTCATCTTGGCTGCAGCCAGAATATTCTCAATCCTTTGTCGTGGTGCCTTGAACCCTGGACACATGGCCCTTTCCAATTTTATGGCACCTCATTTAATTTCTTTCTCTTTGGGGATAGCGACTTTGCAGCACGCCTGCTCCCCGCTATATTCGGTACCGCCATTGTGGCGCTTCCCTATTTTCTGCGACGCCAGATCGGCCGCCGGGGGAGCCTTGCGGTAGCGACCCTCCTTGCCTTCTCCCCGCTGTTCCTCTACTACAGCCGCTATGCCCGCAACGACATCTATATCGCCTTTTTTATGCTTCTCCTGGTCGTATGCCTGTGGCGCTATATCGAGGAGAGAAAGGCAAGGTACCTCTATATCGGCGCGGCTGCTTTGAGCTTCAGCTTCTGCACCAAGGAGGTGAGCTATATAACCTTATGCATGTTAGCTCTCTTCCTCATTATAGTTGCGGCTAAAGAGCTGGTTGCCAGGGTCAGACATAGGTTCTATTTAAAAGGCCTATCCGCTCCCGCCGAATATCTGATCCTGATAGGCACCCTGTCGCTGCCGCTATTTGGCGCATTTATTCAGCTAATACCCGGGGTGGACCTGGGGTCAGGCCTTTCCAATGTGTGGGCCAAGGTTCTCGTGGTCTTTCTGTTCGCCATCTCGGCAGCCATAGGGCTTCGCTGGAACCCTCGCCGCTGGCTAATCTCTGCCATCATTTTCTATGGCATCTTCATCGTTCTCTACACCGCCTTCTTCACCAATATATCCGGATTCGCCACTGGCGTCTGGGGCAACGTCGATTACTGGATCGAACAGCAAGGGGTAGCCAGAGGGGGACAGCCCTGGTTCTACTATATAATGTTTTTACCCATATACGAGTTTTTACCCCTGCTCTTTGCCTCTATTGGAGCCATATACTACACGATAAAGGGCAATACCTTCTCACGCTTTCTGGTCTACTGGGCGGTGATGAGTCTAGTACTCTATTCTTTTGCTGGGGAGAAGATGCCCTGGCTCTCTATCCATATCGCTCTACCCGTTATCCTACTCGGGGGGATGTTCATCGGTCGGCTTCTACAGGGATTCAAGTGGCGATGGATAACGCCCAGGATGGTTCAGGCAAGCACAGTCCTTGCCCTGCTTATCTTATTCTCCTTCACAGTGCATGTCACCCTTGAGGAAAACTACCGAAAAGATGACGATCCACCTCAGATGCTGCTCTATGCTGCTGTATCCTACGATGTACCTCGTGTCGTCGCCCGGATCAACGAACTAGCTGCGGATATGGGAGACGATTTTACTGTTACAGTCGATTGGGATGTTTACTATACCAGCTGGGATTGGTATCTACGGGATTATATTCGGGACGGAAAGGTTGATCACTCCATTAGCCAGCCCAGTGGCTCGGTGCTCATAGTCAGCACGGGAAATAGACCAACTGGTGACGAAGGTTACCTGGAAAATTATGGTGAGGGGGAGGAAATACGTGGGCTCATATGGTTCCCCGAGGAATATAAATCGGGTTTTAGTATAGGGTGGTGGTGGGGTTACTTCTGGGATCGGGAGACTGAAAATGGCTATGGAGGCCCGAACGTCATCGTTTACTTTCCTAAGAGTTCCCCATAA